The region GTCGGGGTTGCGGTGTGTGGTCTGTAAGGTACAAATTGCAAGTCACACTTGCAAGTCACACCTCGAGGGCAGGTGTGTGTCGTTGCATAGGGGAAGAAGTGAAAAGCTGTGAACAAAACATGTTGAACAAACACAATCTACCATACCACAGGATGACAAAAcagacatttgtgttttttttttattttttaacaatatagttacaacattgatttattttccaacCCATAGTTTTTAAAACCAATATTTACATTTCATCATTACCAAAATGAAATCTTATCCGTTCATTAggataatacaaaaatatctgaAGGTGAAGCTTCCCCCTCTGCCCCCACTtctttctggaacattctctAGTCATGTTGCAAGAAAGTAGAACCGTAGTAACTTCCAGCTCCCAAGTTGCCTGGTTTGAGAAGCCCAGTGTTTCTTGCTTGCACCAGATCTTAACATCCTTAGCTTAGTTCATCTAAGAGGTGAGCTTACTTTGCTTATCCTGGTGAGCTTCTCCTACTTCCCTTCTTTACAAATGGGGTTTAAAGGCTTTGCTTAGGAGCCAACTTGATTTAAGAGTTCCCACTGGCCAAATAGGAGAAAATGTGAGCATCAACAAAGGACATCTGCAAAGCACTGAAACACTCAGATATGATTAAACCCATGACTACATAATagtacctaaaggaaaaaaaaaaaggcttttggCAGGCAACCTCAGATGAGAGCTGTGGACTGTGTGCTGTGATCCAAATGACATCATTACTCAACTATTTGGGTTGACTCAGCAGTCTCCCAAAACGCGCTATATGCTCCAAACTTTTTAGCTCAAGGCCAGATTTACCTCTGGCACTAATACAGTATTTCCAGGCTCGGCATGATAGTAACTCTTAACATAATACTTTAGCACATTTGCAAGTCGCagtttccagctttcttttatttactgttttaaaaatatgtctgaaTCCTATGCCTGTATTGAAAAACGAGGCGCTGGAAGGTcgtttggaaaatgttttttccaAGCCGTCTAAAATCTTCCTCATTTAGGGCTCCCTGCCTGGTAATTTAGGTACTGAGATTCACAGGCCAGATGTGTGATTTCCGAAGCAGGAGCCTGTCACTACTGTTTGGGCTGCGTCTCTGTCCTGAGTACTCGCTTCGGGGCCCCCTCCCGTCGATTTTCCTCTCCCACAACCCTCAAGGGGTTCTCGTTATGTGGTTTCTGCCATATGCTCCTCAAGTCTCTGGAACCCGCACACACtcgtgtttgtttttttttttttgccaggggGTCTGTGATAAAGGCCTTGGGGAAACAGACAGTGGTAGGGGGGTGGGCAGGCAGAACAGCAGCCACGCAACAAACCCGCTCAGACCGGACAGGAAGCTTTGTGGGGTTCTGACACATTCCTCCTGGGCTCCCCTCTTAGCTGAGTCTAGAGGCACACCTGCAGGGGGTCCACGGCCCCCCATCCTCTGATCCTACAGAGGAACTCACTGCCTTCTGCCCCTTCTCATAATTGCCACCTCCAACCTCCCCTTTTCCCTGGAAAGCTCAAAcaagagcatatatatatatatatatatatatatatatatatatatatgtttagctCATCATAGATGATGCATATTTCATAAGCAAAGGTTTTCTAAATTCTTGCATGGGGGATGTGGTTGGAGAAACACGTGAACAACAAGGCTTGCTAGTTAACAGGTTTCAAAGGTAGGGTGTGTGATCGTCATACATAAACcattataaagcaaaaatgtgCCATGCACCTATGCAGAAGTGGATCACCAGACCCAACCAAAACTTGCGGAAGGTCGTTACAGTTCCCAAAGTCCCCACGACCTGGTGAAGTCTTCAGAGATAAGCACAGGTGGGAGATGGGGCTGGCACCACTTCCTGGCTGAATGAGCAAGCGCCCCGCCCACCCTCGTCTGTGTCAGGGCTcagcctccttctcctcctggccctggccctgcccctcccttccttcctccctcctgtctgtctgtcccctGTTGTCCTCTGCAGCGCCAGCTGGGCCCTTGATTATGAGGTTGATGGAACCAGAGACTGAGTGAAGAAACAGTGAAGACTGGAAAAAGAGCATTAGCACAAGGCAGTGAGGCATTTTCCCAGGAGTGGAGATGAGCATGCTGGAGAATCCAAGTCTCTATCCGCAGTTGATCTGGAATATTCCCTGAGTATAAGTTGGACACACCAGGAGTGACCTAAGTCTGTCTTGGTACACACAGTCCTGAGGTTCCTGGGAAACTGCTTTACAGGTCTCTTGTTTAACAACCCCTTGAGGTGTGTTATTATATACAGATTGTTATCATCCCTCAAAAACAATGCGCAAACTGCTACTCGGTTTACAAACCAGCCGAGACTTCCTGCTCCCCAGTGGAAGGGGTGTAGGTTGAGGTCACTCGGTCCGCTGTCTCCCCGTAGAAAACCGGGCATTGTTTGCACAGGTGTTTGGCGATGTACTTCCGGAAGAACACCGAGAGATACCGCCTGAACTTCTCCCCGACGAAGGCGTAGATGACGGGGTTGATGCAGCAGTGTGTCATCCCGAGGGTCTCTGTCACCTGCATGGCTTGGTCCAGGCGACTGGTGCTCTCACAGGTGCTCAGGCCGAAGAAGCCCTGGAAGGTGCTCAGGAGAATGACGAGGTTGTAGGGGGTCCAGAAGAGGAAGTACACAATCATGATGGCGAAGATGAGCCTCACAGCCTTGTGCCTCTTCTTCTCGTTTCGACAACGAAGTAGGGTTTTCAGGATCCCCGAGTAGCAGATGACCATGACGAGCAGGGGCAGGAACAGACCCAAGACGTTCCTCATAATCGTATGGAAATTCTTCCACACTAGTGGAAAATAAGGGCCACAGAAGTAAACAGAATCATCTTTATGGGATTTGGTAAAAATGATTCCTGGGACAGAGGCTAACACAGACACCATCCAGGTGACCCCACTTGTCGCCACCCCAAAGGTGACCGTCCTGGCTTTCAGAGCAAACACGGCGTGGACGATAGCCAGGTATCTGTCGATGGTCAGGAGGATGATGAAGAAGATGCCGCCAAAATAGCCCACGTGATACAGCCCTGCGAACAGCTTACACATCGCGTCCCCCAAGACCCACCCGTTTGCGGCGTAGTGCGCCCAGAACGGGATGGTGAGCAGGAAGAGCAGGTCGGAGATGGCCAGGTTGAACAGGTAGATGTCCGTCATGCTCTTGAGCTTCTTGCAGTTTATCAGGATGAGGACGACCAGCAAGTTGCCCACAAGCCCGAAGATGAACACCAGCGAGTAGAGCGGGGGCAGGAGCTGGGCCCCGATCTGCTTCACGTCGAACTTGTTACAAGGCGCCCCGTAATCATAGTCGTACACGGTGGTGGCTTCCTCGCTGTTCATGTCGCCGTCTCTTGCAAACAGAGAATGATACGGGGACGATGTGCTGCGGATTAACTGGGGAGACGTGTCCTTGTCATCCATTTTCCTCTGTTCTGCAAACACAGAACAAAATCACGATCACACGGCACAAACGCCACGATCCCCGGTCTTCAACATAGCCTTGCTCCACTGAAGCATGTGCCGGCTCGTTACTTCCCTTTCGTTCCTAGTGGCAGACACCAGCCATGTACCCAGCAGCCACTTCCCAATACCTTTTGTCTTCCCAGCCGGCCTGAGTCTAGTTGTGAGACTAAAAGTGCCAGACGCCCACTTTCTCTACCTGCTCTGCAGCTGGTGCACGGGCCAGTGCCTCGGCCCTGGACAATCATATTTGAGGGGCGTCTTCTAGGGGCTTCTGAGAAGGCCCTTGTTCCCTAAGAAGAGAGACACAGGGGAAGCCCCACCTGCCCCTTCTGCTTTCACAGCCTGTCTTGGAAGGCGTGGTGCTTGTTAGGTTTGCTCAGGGTGGGAGCCCGGAAAGCATGTAGAAGACGAAATGCAGTTAATGGGAAACTTAGACACCAATCATAAGGCCTGCGAAACAATAGCCGAGGAGTCTGGGGAGTCCACAGGTTGTAAATCTAGCTCTGACCACAGATGGTTGCGGCAACGCTGGCATTCCTATCCCCCTCCCATAAGGATGAATCTACCCCTGCATCTCTGCAGGGGTCCCAGAGATTggttgtttgaaaataatttattacagcagctgttctggcccagttgCTGGCTCCCCCAGGAAAAACCCTCTCTAAGACCCAAGGCTGTCCCCTCCCTCGTGGTGGACGCTCTTTAGGCCTCCGCCCATTTGCACCCGGGTGCTCAAATAATCAGCATTTTCCTATGCTTGAGGCTTCTGTGTGTCTCCCTCTGGGCTCCGGACCTAACAGTGCTTGGGAGCAGGATGGAAGACCCAGGGAGCCAGAGACAAGCCAGGCAGAGTCCCTGTGTCACCGTGTCTCAAGTCTACAGATCATCTTATAACTTCTTATTTGACAAAAACAAGCCCCTGCTTTTAAGCCATTGCTCACTGCATTTTCTGTTACCTGGAACCCAAAGCATTCTAACTGCAAACCCTCTCAACCCTGCCTCCATCGCGCTGCCTAAACCCCTCTTGCCACGGTCGCAGTGACAACCCAGCTTTCTAACAAACACCCTTGGGTTTGCTCCAATTTCCTTCTCATTGAGCGTGTGATCCTTCTGCTAACTACCCCCCCCCCACTTAAAACTCTGCTTGCTTCCAGGAGGGAGCCCCGTCTGATCACTTCTTTATTAATGTCCTCCATTGGCATCTCCTTCCCCTGCCCACGCCCCAAGAGTCCCCAGGCACCACGCTTGGCTCTCAGCTCTTTCATCTTCTGCCTCTTTATTCTAACTGCCAAGTTTCTCCTGAATCTGGTGgtctgatctcagacttctaacTCCCCTGGGTGCCAGTGCTTCCCTTTCATTCCTGTCCTCAAGTTCTACCTTTGTCCTAAGCCCCAGAGTTGAGTTTTCGATTGCCTGCGGCATCTCTCTCCATGGATTTATTAATCAATATTTGCTGGGCGCCTGCTAGGAGCCAGACTCAGGCACTGATGACACAGCAGTGAGGAAAGTGAGTGTCCTGCAGGTCCCTCAAATTCAACCCACCCCAAACTCAGCACCTCCCCGGCACCTGCTCCAGATCGTGGGTTCCTTATCGTGGTTATTGTCACTGGCTCCACTGCCTAAGAAGCTGGTTTGGCATCTTCCCGGGTCCCTTCGTCTTCAGAAAGTTAGGAGCCAACCTTTGGAGCCAAACAGACCTGGATTTGAGTCCTGCCTCCAGCTTACAGGCTGTGTAATTTGGGGCCAATTACTTCTTCAAGTATGTTTCTTCATGTGTGAAATATTAACTACGCCCAGTTGCTGTGAAGATGCATGGAGACAAGGACGCAGCACAGCACCTGGTGCAGAGAGCTGCTCTGTGTCCCTGTGATGTCATGGGAGCTCTTCCTCATACTCAGCTCCATCCCCTCTGCTCCTCTTTCAACCACCACTGTCTTGCCGCCTACGCTTCCCACTTCTGGCTTGGTTGTGGTCTTTCCTTTGCCACCGTTTGTCCCTGGCCAGGTTCTCCCCCAATTGGTCTTCTTTTAAGTTGAAATTGGATCGTGCACTTCTCAGCTTAAAATCTCCAGTAGCCCCATGACATACATGTGGTAGGGCTGCAAAGATTATGTCCAGACTGCTCTGCAGGCCTTGCCCAAGCTCACTGCTTCTCAGCCTCCTCTCCAAGCTCTTCTCCAATCCCCAGTTGTGCTTCAGCCACAaactctctctccacctccccaaACTCTCCATTTCCTTCATGTGGTTCTGCATatctctgtccctctgcctgaaatagttggtgaactcctattcatccttcaataCCTCCTGCTTAAATTCCCCTTCTCTGTGAAGCCTAATTTGCATGCTCTGTCAAATTACTCTTACCTCACAACACTGCAGGCGTTTCAATAAATTATCATGTTATCGTCTACACATTGCATGCTCCCCCAGGTCAAGGACTGCATTGTGTTTCTGTTTCCAGCTCTTACCTGGCTAAAGGAGGCACCAATAAATGCTCAACTGAATGAGAACATAAAACTCTTTCTGATAATAAGAATTATAAGACCTAACATCACTAGGACTTGATTCCCAAGAAATTTTTTGCTGGTAGTGACTGAATTTATTTTCATCCATCTAAACACCTTGTCCTTCCATTTGCCCCATGATTGACACATTTCACAGGTcttacatttcatatttttaaaatctgcagaAATTAAATAAGACCTCTGATCAAGGTTGGGGAAAAAATGCACCACCTAAAGAATAACAGCTGTGGTCATTAACTGAGTGCTCCTGAAGCCCCAGGCACTGTGCGAAATCCTGTGCACACATGAATTTAATTTTGACAACAGCTAGCTAGCAACTAGTTCTGACTGCAGCAAACAGTCAGCAAGGTGGCTGAAACGTGCTGACCTGGATATCATTTCAGGTGTCAGGACATACAGTCCAGAACTGGTAGAACGCTGcctctcagaaaaataaattcctccctcctgtctctgtGGACCCTCTGAGTTGAAGCAAGAGGTGCATGTTCGTCCAGGGCCTGGATGGCACAGTCTATGGATTAGAGGGGGACAAATTTCAAGGTAGAAAGTTTCAGCTCTTTAAAGTCCTTGTGTGCTCAGAGGAGCAAAGTGAGTCCTCAGGAGTCTGGAGGGCAAGTGAGCAGAGTGGCTGTCCTTACATTATGTGCTGCCCACTCTCTCCTGTCACCTGAGCCCTGAGGGGACTCCCACCTGCTGCACCTGCAcatcctccgtgtcctccgggtCTCTCTGACATCTCCTGGTGCACATGCCACCCCAcacccctttctctcttcctgatcATTTCCCCCAAGGGCACGGGCTTTGCAGCCCCCCCAGGCTGCGCCCTGTGAATGCATTTCCAGCTGAGAGAGGCTTTCAGTCTCTCTGCATCACAAAGTAACGGAAAAAGCCCCACCACTCACCGGTGGATGGCTTCTCCCAGGCGGCACTGGTGTGTCAGGTTTCTCAGCAACTGAACCAAACAGATCTCGAGGTAGAAACTTGGTATGCAGAAGTAGGAAATACAGTTTCTTGCAGAAAGAGAAGGCGGAGATACAAAGGCAAGTAATGGTaaagagttgaaaaaaaaattagaaaaatatagttcTTCTTTTCTAGCCAGGAACGTTGTACACTGGGTTGAGGTCTTCAGAGCAGGATTAATTTTGAAATCTTGCTTATGCAACCTTGAGGATGAGTCAGGCAAACCCTATACATCTGCTCCTGCATCTAACGGCTCTGGGCTCCTTTATCTTATGGGCATCTACATCTGGAACTCTTctgctctctgccctcctcctaGTGATAATTTGCATGATATGAGCACAAcagaaaacttttcattttccagaGGGTAAACGCCAGTGGAGGCTGCCGGTGGTAGTGGAGGAAATACGATGAGGGTCTCTCGTGAGCACGTGCACTGGTTTCACTGGTATTGTGGATTTAGAATctggttaaaattttatttagatagaacttaaaaaaaatttttttaaattgttaatcaACACATGTTAATTATACATAGTTATGGGACATGATGTgctgttttgatacatgtatacattttgtAATAATCAAATCCAAGTAGttggcatatccatcacctcatttatcatttctctgtggtGAGAACATTGGACAttctctcttctagttatttggatcttttttttttttttttgagacagagtctcgctttgttgcccaggctagagtgagtgccatggtgtcagcctagctcacagcaacctcaaactcctgggctcaagcaatccttctgcctcagcctcccacgtagctgggactacaggcatatgccaccatgcccggataattttttctctatatattagttgaccaattaatttctttctatttatagtagagacggggtttcactcttgctcaggctggttttgaactcctgacctcgagcaatccgcccgcctcggtctcccagagtgctaggattataggtgtgagccactgtgcccagccttagtTATTTGGATCTATACAACACATCACTGACTgcagtcaccctactgtgcagtAGAGAgtcagaacttattcttcctgtctgaTGGTTACTTTGTACCTACTGACTAACCTCTTCCCATCTCCTTCTGTCCCCTTCCCTCTTCAATCTctagtaaccactgttctactctctacttccatgaaattgacatttttagGTGCCATGTATGAGTGAGATCATacaatctttgtctttctgtactagcttatttcacttaacacaatgtcctccaggttcattcgtgctgttgcaaatgacagggtttcaaactttttaatgaaaagggAATGCTAAATGGGCTCTCGTGTCAGGAACGTGCTTAGCAACAAGGGCCTCAGTTATTATAGGTCCAGCTCCTTGGAAAGAAGTTTtgttaaaagaaacacaaattctgCAATGTAGGCATCATACTTACGAACATTCCTAAGCTCCTGCAGAGAAGGTAGGAGTTGGGCACTGGCACTTTCTGGAATTCAGCAGACCCTGGAATCAAGAGCTCATGCTGTGGCCTTGGCAACTTTCTAAGCTTCCATTTCCCCAACTATAACATATGAATAATAAGATCTGTGGTCTTTGCGGGATAAATGGACACAAAGCAGccagtgcagtgcctggcatgtagcaggCACTAGACAGGTAACAAGCAGTATCACCTGAGCCCTGCTGAGAGCTGACGGCTGAAGGAGGCAGCCATGCTGGAGCTAACACGAGCAACAATCCAGTGTCCCATGCAGTCCACGCGTGCTTTCTAGATTTCCATAAGCTGGAACCATGTGTCCTATACCAGACCTGGTTTTTGTGCTAGGAAGGGCCTCGGGTGTTTCCCTGGAAGACAGCTCCTTGCTTGCTCAGGAACAGGGCAAGTCCCCCAATTGTCCCCTGATGTGTCTCTAGACAGGGATCAGAAGGATCTCTCTGAGATTTTGGTAACACGACAGGTCATCCTGTCACCCCAGTGACACTGAGCCCACTGCCCCTTCTGAATCTCCTGACGCTGGCCTCTCGCTCCCAGTTCCTTTGATTCAACCCGGGATGGGGAAGACCAAGACCCAAGAATTTTGCTCTCACTGACTGTGACCACTTTACGTTTCTCTCCTCACCCTGGAGATCATGGACTCCAGCCCTGCAACTTGATAAACAAGGAGGGCAGAGAGGTAGGTAgtagtggagccaggattcaaatcttttgcttatCTGGCCGCAGGGGCTGGATGGTACACTCAGCTGAGACTTTGAAGAGACTGTATAGCATGAGAGAATTTATGGAGGGGTGAGCAGGGTTAAGAGAAGCGACAGGGATGGTGAGGTGCCCAGAGACCAGTGACAGTGGGAGCTGTCAACCCCATGCTTTGTAGGAGACCAGAAtttgctaccccaaaatatgcctcttttgCATAAGAATAGTTGAGCTAAAGGCAGTTAAAAAGAAGCAGATGCCGGAAAGATCTCTGCCCCTTCCTTTGTTTGTCTAAAAGCAGGACTCAGATTTCATAAAGACAAAAGCTGTCCCTCCACCCCCTTCCACCAGGAAGAACAACTTTAACCACTGAGGAAACTTTAAATCCTTATCGACCCGGAGATGTTTCTGGAGAATCTCCGTGAACAAGCTTTACTATCAGGCCTTTATCTGCCAGTTATTGGCCTCCCCACAAGTTGCTGTCCCTAGAgactcaaagtccttttcctctgttttgttacttctctaaaaatttactgttctttgttgaagattCTATATAAGctggagttcaaaccagctctgAGAATTATTCATTCCCTGTGTATCTTCTACGGATATATGAAATATGCATGTtaacaaacttctttttttcccacctTATTAATAATCTGTTTCTTTTGTTACAGAGGTCCATGCTGACTAAGAACTTATGAGagttgaggaaaaaaattttttttccttctctacagCTTGAAGGgtcaaaaattaaacaattatttcCGAGCCCCATTGTGAGCTGGAGTGGAGAGTAGCAGGTTGAGGGATGCAGCCACTGCTACTTCAGCAAAGCAGTAGGACAGCAGGGGCAGAAAGTGCCCTCACCTCTTGCTCTTCCCCCTACCCACCAGAACCTCCTGCCTGTGACTCCCGGTGGCTGAACTCAGTGGGCACAGGGAGCAGTGGGCCCCAGCTCATGCAGCCCATACGTGTTGGCTTCCTAGGGGTCAGAGTGGAGCTGGCGGAGAATGGCAAATAACACACAATCGTCAAgtcaaacagattttttttcttgtcactttCTTCTCACCTGGTCCAACTATAATAGACAGTCAGAACATGGGGAATCTTAATAAGTACCTGTTGGAACCCTTTGTACACATGGAGAAGGTTGGGAGGGAAGCCTTTCCATGAGTTTAAGAATTCCATATCTACCTGGTGACACCGGGCTTGTGATTTCCAAGACTCCCAGTCTGCAAGATGAGCGTGGCCCTCCGAGTAGACTTGAGGGAAAGCACGTTGGCAGCCACCCAGCTCTGGTGTGTCTGCGACCAACCAGGAGTACACAGGAGGCAGGATGTGGTCACCTGAAGGTGACCTGTGGCAGGGATGAGGAGAAGCTCTGTTATTCTGCAAAGCGGTGAGATGAAAATAGTTCGTGCTCCCTGAAGGTCAACAGAAGACCCAGACTGACACTGGCTGTGACCAGACTGACACTCTGGCGGTCAGCAGCTGAACTGGGAGTTAGACCGTGGAAGTTGGAAGTTAGGTTTGTTCTCAGAacctctctgcctctccaggaCTGGTAAGACTAAACCAAGGGACAAGGTGGGAAAAGCATGGCTGGAGAGAATCGCTGGGGGAGAAGACAGAAAAGGTGTATCAACAGCCTTTAGGGCCTTTGCTGGTGCCGCTTGTAACTTCCTTACTCACCTATGATAGATTTGTTCTGTTGGTACCTTTAGAAGATGGAGAAATTCTTGCTTCTTGCCAGCACAGATGGTTTGGGTTCCTTGTGGTTTCTATGGGTTGCATACTTCCTGCGACCCGCTAAAATAGATTACTGAGTTCTAGGATTTCACATCTTCAGTTTGGGTTAAACATGGTCTGGACTAATATGATACCCACAGAAAAAGCAGTTAGTATGTTCCCACTTGTTCCGGTTATGTCTTCATAATAAAAGTAATGCAAACTATCTCCACTGCTTTTGTCCCAAGTAAAAAAAGTGGCACAACAGGGCACAGAATCACAGCGAGAAAGCCCAGCAACTACTGCGAATGATTCTTAGAAAGGAAATGTCAAGTGGCAGAGGTCAGATGCGAATTGCTCTCCCATCTTCTAAGTTTATTATTGTCTCCAGGTGAACCAAGAACAGACAAGAATGCGtggttaaaaatagaaacaaaaaggtCAGCAAAATGgtcatttaaatctttattagcTTAGAGTGTAAAGGTTACAGGTAAGATGTTTCCATACCTTTAGGCCAAAAATATACTTTGGAGAAAAGGAAGTGAAGTCAGGATCTTTAATACAGTTACTTGCTAAAAAGGTCTCTTAAGTGACTTGAAAAGATTCGTTTGAGCCCTTTAGCAAGGAGAGAATACTGTGTTCTTCTGTAGCCCAGACGTTTTACACCACTCTACGATTAAgatctcataaaaaaaaaaaaaaaaaaaaagatctcagtATAGCTGCCTCAGAGGTAGATTGCTCTAGGGAGGAAGGCTTGGCTGGGGACAGGCCAGGACTGAGTACTTAGAAGGCATTTATAGATGCCCCAGGACTTGGCAGAAGTAGGTTGGGGACTGGTTCTGGGGAGGGAGAAGTTAGGTTTCACATTCACCACCAGCAACGCCCCCCTCCAACGCCCCACCATCTCACCAGGGCTTAGTGAGTAGAAGGGGCAGGATGAAGTTTCATTTACAACACTGTGGCTTCTGAGGTGTCCCAGGGAGGGCCACGATGCTATAGCAAACATCAGGAAACCCAGACTGTGCTCTTTGCAGGCACAGATGGCACGAGAGGAAGTCCACAGAGCGGGATGTGGCAGAGATTCTGATTGGTGGACACGACTGGACTCATCCTGGGTGGGCAGTGAGTGAtggtcagagggagacagagCCCGGCCACGCATGGCTGGTCGAGGATTTGCCCAGCTGGTGTAGGCATTGCAGGAAAACCATGAACACTTGGTGGTGGGGAAAGGACGAGTGTGGGGAGGGCAACTCATTTGTAATGCAACTcaggcatatatatttttatttaaaaggtaatGCATGCTAAAAGCAAAAGTTGACCCTTTAGAAGATCATCAAAGTTGACAAACCTGTAGCTACGTTAAGTTAAAAATGAGATCCT is a window of Microcebus murinus isolate Inina chromosome 1, M.murinus_Inina_mat1.0, whole genome shotgun sequence DNA encoding:
- the CCR2 gene encoding C-C chemokine receptor type 2; translated protein: MDDKDTSPQLIRSTSSPYHSLFARDGDMNSEEATTVYDYDYGAPCNKFDVKQIGAQLLPPLYSLVFIFGLVGNLLVVLILINCKKLKSMTDIYLFNLAISDLLFLLTIPFWAHYAANGWVLGDAMCKLFAGLYHVGYFGGIFFIILLTIDRYLAIVHAVFALKARTVTFGVATSGVTWMVSVLASVPGIIFTKSHKDDSVYFCGPYFPLVWKNFHTIMRNVLGLFLPLLVMVICYSGILKTLLRCRNEKKRHKAVRLIFAIMIVYFLFWTPYNLVILLSTFQGFFGLSTCESTSRLDQAMQVTETLGMTHCCINPVIYAFVGEKFRRYLSVFFRKYIAKHLCKQCPVFYGETADRVTSTYTPSTGEQEVSAGL